The DNA region tatcgccaccgtgctggcccctttttctccactttgtgggtcaaagggatgttaaaagtcagagggatctcatccatgttggtgatgtggctgggtgcggttatcttgtcgcggcagtaggttcggaagatggccaccctctcctggtaatccacgggcagccgctgcgcaacagttgtcctcgcgtgTATGGAgatcctcataaagcgaaaacactaagatttctcgattgccattttcagccgcatattcgatcgcctgcagtttaaagtaagcctcattcatacgcgtctcgcttgatcggcgccattttaggggatccttacgcgtaggtgtgccacTGAttgattggcggagcgtttaccgtagtgcacccaccaaaggcgcacagcagattttggaactcagtccagaCACagggcgctccatattataaggcgcaccgtcaatttttgagaaaatctcagtgttttaggtgcaccttatagtcgtgaaaatacggtacattaGTGAGTCGGAAGCTCTTACAGACTCAGACTGTCACTGTGCATGTCCTGCACATGAGCACTAGATGATCATGGGTCCAAATGGTCCAGGAGGACTTCTAGCAATCACCAATAACCACAGGGTAGAGGACGTTATGGCAACTGACTGGCTCACTGGTTGGTTGAGAGTGAGCTAACACAGTTTGTGCTAAAAGTAACAGTTCATGTTAATGGGATCCGTGAACTGTCAGTCAGACCTCCTACTAATCTCGTGATTGGATATAATGAGAGATGATGAAGATTTAAAGGTGTGACCATTTCTGAGATGCTGTGAAATCATATTCACTGCATATTTATGGCCCTTCTACCAACCATTGGCTATGTTTAACATTATGATTCACTATGTGGTTAATGCTTAAGATAGTGTCAATAAATTAAGACATTTGAATAGATTTGTCTAAAAAGCCGTAATAATGGATAGACTTTTTTTCAACAGAAAGTATTTCCAAGCTAATTAAAAATTACACACGCTTGTTTTAAAGTCCAATATGTTACTTTCAAAATAAGGCATCAACTCAGTCTTAAGagaaagcatgtgtgtgtgtgtgtgtttgtgtgtgtgtggtgtaaaGGCAGTTGGTGGGCGGGGGCATCAAACATGGCAAATGAGCACATGACTGCTGCAACTTGATCTGAGTTGAAGATTGATGCAGCTCCAGTATTTAAGAGAGAGAAGGTGACAGCAGCACCGACAGATGGGCAGACATAGATCACACAACAGGACTTCAGCTCTCTTGGACTTTAGAAAGGAACATGGGCCTGCACAGTGTGGAGGAACTGGTAAATGCAAGTTTTGATCAGAATGGACTTAacaacagagggctgaaggttCAAACAAAAGACAATTTCGTGGCTGTGGCTGATGTGGTGTCTTCTGCTGTTAAATGTTCTGTATGATTTCcctttgctttgctctttagGTATCCTTAAAAATTCTTTGAAAATAACAAggggtaaaacaaaaaaaatgttttttttcctgaaaatggataaaaaatgtcccatttgatttaatttaacataaaaacaaatactAAAAGGAATAtgaggcatttaaaaaaaaaatccattcaaATCTCTTTTAAGGTTCGCTGATGAATTTAAAGTGAAAAATTTTACTCACCTCTGCTGAATAATAACCTCGTGGTCACAAACGTTCCATCTTTCAGGTGTCTGGTAAAATCCATGAAAGCAAAGAGTTAGATGACTTAGAGGGTGGGGAGTATGAGacagctgtcaatcaagagAAGGAGGATGATCGATGGTCCAACAGGGAGTTGGTGGGTAGGAGCCTTCCACAGCAGCTGGCCAGTGGCAGTGACCAAGAGGAAGTCATTGTAGCAGCGCTTAATGTAAGAACCTGATACTGTACTTACACAAGAAGGGAAAGGAAAACAAGTCCTCATGACAACAGACTGAACCATGTGGATTTCTGGATGGGAGAGATTCACTTGTGTACCATATACAATAGCAATGATTTTGCAAACATGCGCAACTGTCAGTTTTAACCTCTTACCACAAAGACTGAATTCCTTTTCGTGTCTGAACTTGCATTTATGTATAGAATTAATCAGtatttttccatttccaaaTTCTTCCTGATTATAATCCTACtatttaaatggcattttaaaCAAAGTTCTAATTGTATATTTGGGTTATTACAGTGCAATAATTATTGATGTAAAAATCATAAAGAAAGCAAACAGGCTTTCACCAAGATGTTTGTGGCTTTTATTAAAAATCCTCAGGACATACAGCACTTCCATTTGTATAttgttggtcatgtgacctcttaAACTCATAGTGGTTCAGAATACACTGTGTTGTGCTGAAACCTCTTTCTGCATTGTCAGAGGGATATAAGTGGAAGACTTAAGCTGGAGACGGTGGATGACCTTTTCATCATTCTACAGCtcaagaaaaggaggagggaaaagaaaacacctATCCACAAGAAACAACCAGAGCCCAAAGCTTTGGTTAGGTTTCATTTTTAACAGTCATTTTATAGATGTAATTCTGAGGAAACTGTGAGTCGTCATTACTCTaatgcaaaaaaagacatttttacatattttagaGAACTACTTTCATTACTCCAAATTATTTATATGGCTGCTTTTTCCTCCCATGCTGAGCTCTTATTGATCTGACTTCAGTCACATTAGAATTAAATTAGGTGCTGACAAAAATGCGCGTTCACATTATTTTTGTTATCTCAGCCTGAAAATGTGAATGGAGAGATGTTTctaacagcagctctggagaaCAAACCTTCACTGGTGGAGAAATACCTGGCTGATGGAGGGAACCCCGACATCAGTGACCATGTGAGAATTGATTCtataatgtgtttattttattcaaaatattaacataaacaataattaaaatcaGTGAGTATATAGTCTATCAATACCAAGCCTGCAAGCCATGAGTAAAGTTCAGCATCAATGACAAAGTCACATTCTCcaaaatcaaattaaagctgAATACTAAACTATAGTGGCTCTGTATGCTAACAATCTAATAGGTTCAATCAGGTTCACTTTACTCCATGaagtttttattattaaaatgtgctactgctgctggtggagagtTTGTGGTTCTGTATGTATGTTGCCTTCACAATATAAGcccgcccatccatccatccatccatccatccatccatccatccatccatccatccatccatccatccatccatccatccatccatccatccatccatccatccatccatccatccatccatccatccatccatccatccatccatcctctaaaCTCATgaggttgtgtgtgagtgtggagcTGGGGCCTGTACAAGCTTCAAAGACATCAATTTACATATATACAACATAGAAACCATTAACACCATAAAAGATCAAGTAAAAACTATAACCACAGTAACAAGTTTTTCAATATTTTGTTGCTGAATGTTTTGAGTTGGTGAAGGTATGTATCTGgtaaattgttcacaattgttTAGTTCAGGAGAACAGCTCTGCACAAAGCTTCGTTCAAAGGGCATGTGGAAATCGTGAAAAtgctgctggaggctggagcctcGATGCACAAAAAGGACAAGGTAGGATTTAGGACCAGAGAGAGAATGAATAATAACATACAGATACAGATTACACAGCTCTGTAATTGGGTTTCAGCTGGAAGCCACAGCGGTCCACTGGgcctgcagaggaggaagccTTCCAGCTCTACAGCTCCTCCTTGACAAAGGAGCCAATCTCGCCTACAGGGACAAGGTTAGATGAATGGATACCCAATATGTTCTGGATGAGGTTGCCACTCCATTACAATGAGAATACACTCTGTGGAGCACCAGAATGTATTTGATGAAATGTGGTTTCACATGGATACTTTGAAGCATACAGTTGCCATGCTAGGAATTCAG from Takifugu rubripes chromosome 4, fTakRub1.2, whole genome shotgun sequence includes:
- the LOC115249671 gene encoding ankyrin repeat domain-containing protein 1-like isoform X1; translated protein: MGLHSVEELVSGKIHESKELDDLEGGEYETAVNQEKEDDRWSNRELVGRSLPQQLASGSDQEEVIVAALNRDISGRLKLETVDDLFIILQLKKRRREKKTPIHKKQPEPKALPENVNGEMFLTAALENKPSLVEKYLADGGNPDISDHFRRTALHKASFKGHVEIVKMLLEAGASMHKKDKLEATAVHWACRGGSLPALQLLLDKGANLAYRDKLHSTPLHVAVRTGHCNCAEHLIHCGADVNAKDRDGDTPMHDAVRINRFKMIKLLMVYGASLNTKNTDGKTPMETLYSWQNGAKKLLCNFSQIGHDQ
- the LOC115249671 gene encoding ankyrin repeat domain-containing protein 1-like isoform X2 translates to MGLHSVEELRDISGRLKLETVDDLFIILQLKKRRREKKTPIHKKQPEPKALPENVNGEMFLTAALENKPSLVEKYLADGGNPDISDHFRRTALHKASFKGHVEIVKMLLEAGASMHKKDKLEATAVHWACRGGSLPALQLLLDKGANLAYRDKLHSTPLHVAVRTGHCNCAEHLIHCGADVNAKDRDGDTPMHDAVRINRFKMIKLLMVYGASLNTKNTDGKTPMETLYSWQNGAKKLLCNFSQIGHDQ